GCTGCGTACCCTGGGCCTGGTCGAGCGGCAGCTCACCGTCATCGAGGGCCTGGAGGAGCGCGAGCAGGACCCCGACCGCCTCGCCACCCTCTTCAAGCTCGACCACTTCGCCACGGTCATGCGCCGGCACAGCGAGAACCTGCTCGTGCTGGCCGGCACCGAGCACGTCCAGCAGCACGCCGGGCCGGTCCCGCTGGTCGACGTGGTGCGCGCCGCGGTCAGCGAGATCGAGCGCTACGAGCGGGTGCGCATCGCCGCGCTGCCGCCCCACGCGCACGTGGCCGGCTTCGCCGCCGACGACCTCTCCCACCTGCTGGCCGAACTCATGGAGAACGCCACCTCGTTCTCCCCGCCCGAGCGGCCCGTCGAGGTCTCCGGGTGGCTCCTGGAGAACGGCGAGATCATGCTCTCCGTCCAGGACGAGGGCATCGGCGTCGACGGCGAGCGGCTGACCCGGCTCAACGCCCGCCTCGCCGACTTCGACCCGGACGCTCCTTACACCCAGGGCGCCGAGGAAGGTCTCGGCCTCGGCCTGTACGTGGTGGCCCGGCTCGGGCACCGGCACGGGGTGCGGGTGCAGCTGCGCGCGCAGAAGCAGGGCGGTACGGCGGCGGTCGTCGTCGTGCCCCAGCCGCTGCTGGCGCCCGCCCCCGGCACCGCCGCCCCGGCCGCGGGCACCGTCTCCCTGCCCGGCGCCGAGGCCGAGGCCGGCTCCCACGTCCTGCCCGCCCGCACCCCCGACGGCACCGACCCCCTCATCGCCCTCGCCCAGAAGGCCGTACGGCAGTCCGAGGCGGCCCGCGAGAAGGCGTCAGCGGAGTCCGAGGAGGCGCACGGCAAGACCCCCGCGCCCGCCGGAGAGACCCGGGAACGGACCTCACCGCCCCCCGGCGGGGCCCGCGAGGAGGCGCCCGCGCGCTCCGAGGCGGCCGCCGCGAGGACGTTCCCGGAGGAGTCCCCGTCCGAGACGACGATGGAACTCTTCCTGCCGCCCGCGCCGGACACGCCCGCGCCGGACACGCCCGCGCCGGACACGCCCGCGCCGGACACGCCCGCGCCGGACACCTCCACGGCGGACGGCCCCGCCGCGCCCGGCCAGGGGTCCGCACCCGGTGGGCCCGCGGTGCCCGCCCCCGCGTCGGAGACGGTCTCGACGTCGGGCACCGGCCTCGTGACCGGAGCGGCCGCCGAGCCCCGTCCCGGAGCGGACCACGAGCCCGGCACCCGCGCGCACGCCGACGCGAGCCGTGAGCCCGACACCCACGCGCACCCCGGCGCACACCCCGCGCCCGGCACGCACTCCGTACCCTCCGTACCCTCCGCTCCGGCCGGAGCACCGCCCGCCGCCCCGGCGGCCCCCGTGCCGGGGCCGGCCGTCTCGCCCGAGGGGGCGGCGGAGCACAGCCGGGCGGGGGACGACGGGGAGTCCCTGACCGACAAGGGGCTGCCCAAGCGGACCCCGAGGATCACCACACCCGCCCATGCCCCGCGCCGGTCCGCCGGTTCGGTGGACGCCGAGGCTCTCCGCCGCCGCCTGGGCGGCTTCCGCCGCGGAGCCCAGGCGGGCTACCGCGACGTGGAGGCGGAGATCGCGGAACAGACGGCCCAGCACCACCGGCCGGCACCGGCCACCCGCGCGCAAGCCGGGGAGTCCACGGGGGGCACAGTCGAGGAGGCAAGCAGTTGACAGCGCCCACCACCTTCGGACTGAGCAGCGAGGCCCGCAACCTGCACTGGCTGCTGACCAACCTGGTCGAGGAGGTGCCCGGCATCCAATCGGTCGCCGTGGTCTCCTCCGACGGCCTGCTGCTCCTCTCCTCCGACCCCGAGCACGCCGGGGAGGCCCGCCGGGCCCGCGCGGACACGCCCGCCGGGCCGCGCGGCTCGGCCGCCGATCTCGCCACCATCGTGTCCGGCATCGGCAGCCTCACCATCGGCGCGGCCCGGCTGATGGACTCCGGAGCGGTCCGGCACACGATGGTCGCCATGGACGAGGGCAGCCTGTTCGTGATGTCGATCAGCGACGGCTCGCTGCTCGGCGTGCACGGCTCCGCGGAGTGCGACATGAGCGTGGTGGCGTACCACATGGCGCTCTTCGTCGGCCGCGCCGGACACGTCCTGACGCCCGAACTCCGCAGCGAGCTGCGCAAGTCCATGGAGGCCGAGCCGGCGGAGAACACCCGATGAGCGCGGCGGCGAGCGGTCCGGCCGACGGCGTCCCCCGGCAGCAGCTGCCCGTACGCGGCGGCGAGCGCAGGAAGCCCGCCCGGGTCCGCCCCTACTCGCTCACCGGCGGACGCACCCGCTTCGGGCACGTCCTGCTGGTGGAGACGTTCGTCGCCAGCACCGCCGCGCTGGAGGCCGCCGACGAGCGCAAGGAGCTGCCGAGCGCCCCGCTGTCACGGGTGATGCCGGAGATGCGGGCCATCGTCGAACTGTGCCGCCGGATGCGTACGGTGGCCGAGATCGCCGCGCTGCTGAAGATGCCGCTCGGTGTGGTCCGCGTGCTCCTGAGCGACCTGGCGGACCAGGGAAAGATCCGTGTGTACGGCACCGGGACCGGTCACGGCACCGGCCGCCCGGACCGCGCTCTGCTGGAAAGGGTGCTGAATGGACTCCGCCGTCTCTGATTCCGCCGTCGCCCCGTTCGCGGCCGGTCCCGCCGCGTTCGACGAGCCCGACGAGACGCTGCTGCCCTGGCAGCGGGACCGCACCCGGGCCCCGATCGCCACGAAGATCGTGGTGGCCGGCGGCTTCGGCGTGGGCAAGACCACGCTGGTCACCGCCGTCTCGGAGATCACGCCGCTGCAGACCGAGGCGCTGATGACCGAGGCGAGCGCGGAGACCGACGATCTCAGCGCGACGCCCGGCAAGGTGACGACGACCGTCGCCATGGACTTCGGCCGGATCACGCTCGACGACGACCTGGTGCTCTATCTGTTCGGCACCCCGGGCCAGCAGCGGTTCTGGTTCATGTGGGACGACCTGGTGCGCGGCGCGATCGGCGCGGTGGTCATGGCCGACACCCGCCGGCTGAAGGACTGCTTCCCGGCGCTCGACTACTTCGAGAGCTGCGGGCTGCCGTACGTCGTGGCCGTCAACCACTTCGACGGCAGCGAGCTGTTCGAGCCGGAGGACGTCCGCGAGGCGCTCACGGTCCCGGCGCACATACCCGTCCTGATCATGGACGCGCGGCGCCGGGCCTCGGCCGTCGAGACCCTGCTGGCTCTCGTGGCGCACACCCTCGAGGAAACCCCCGAATGATCCATCGGGCCGTCCAGAAGTCGCAGGAGGTAGCACCCGCATGAGAAAGATACTCGTCGTGGGGGCCGGCCAGTCCGGTCTCCAGCTCGCCCTCGGCCTCCAGTCGCACGGGTACGAGGTCACCCTCATGTCCAACCGGACCGCGGACGAGATCCGCTCCGGCCGGGTCATGTCGACCCAGTGCATGTTCCACACCGCGCTCCAGCACGAGCGGGACGTCCAGGTGAACTTCTGGGAGTCCCAGGCCCCCAGGATCGAGGGCCTCGGCCTCTCGGTCGCCGCGCCCGGCTCCCACGACCCCGGTCCCACCCAGCGGGCGATCGACTGGCTGGGCCGGCTCGACGGGTACGCGCAGTCGGTCGACCAGCGGGTCAAGATGGCCGGCTGGATGGAGACCTTCGCGCAGCGCGGCGGCCAGCTCGTCATCCACGGCGCCGCCGTCGGCGACCTCGACTACTTCTCCCGCGCCTACGACCTCGTCCTCGTCTCGGCGGGCAAGGGCGAGCTGGTGTCGATGTTCGAGCGGGACGCGGAGCGCTCGCCCTACAGCGAGCCGCAGCGCGCGCTGGCGGTGGCGTACGTGCACGGGCTCGGCCCGCGCCCGGAGCACCCGGACCTCGACGCGGTCCGCTGCAACGTGGTGCCCGGGGTCGGCGAGCTGTTCGTCATGCCGACCCTCACCCTCTCGGGCCGCGCCGACATCCTGTTCTGGGAGGGCATACCCGGCGGGCCCCTGGACGTCTTCAAGGGCGTCAAGGACCCGGCCCGGCATCTGGCCCTGACGCTGGACCTGATGCGGACGTTCACGCCGTGGGAGTACGCGCGCGCCACGGAGGTGGAGCTGACCGACGCGGGCGGCACCCTGGCCGGCCGCTACGCGCCCACCGTGCGCAAGCCGGTCGGGCGGCTGCCCGGCGGCGGCCTGGTGCTGGGCGTCGCGGACGTCGTCGTCGCCAACGACCCGATCACCGGCCAGGGTTCGAACTCGGCGTCCAAGTGCGCCGCCGCCTATCTCGCCTCGATCCTCGAACACGGCGACAAGCCGTTCGACGAGGAGTGGATGCGGCAGACGTTCGACCGCTACTGGGACACCGCCCGGCACGTCACCAAGTGGACGAACGCCATGCTCGCCCCGCCGCCGGAGCACGTCCTGAACCTCTTCGGTGCCGCCGGTCAGCTCCCGCCCATCGCCGACCGCATCGCCAACGGCTTCAACGACCCGGCCGACTTCGAGCACTTCTTCTACGAGCCGGACAAGGCCGAGGCGTACGTGGCCGAGGTCGCGGGCGCCGCGCCCGCCGCCTGACGTCACCGCTTCGCCCGGCGTCACAGCTTCGGCGGTGCCGCGTCCGCCCCGGCCGCCGCGCCCGGCGGGAGCGCGGGCGGGGCGTACCGGGGCAGCGGCCTGCCGCCCGGGTCGGGGCGCACCGCGCCGAGCACCGGGTTGGCGGTGAGCGGGGAGACCTTCACCTTCGTCCCGGGCCGGGGTGCCTGCACCACCATGCCGTCCCCGAGGTAGAGGGCGACATGGGTGGCCTTGGGGAAGTAGACCACCAGGTCGCCCGGCCGCAGCTGGGCCAGCGGGACGTGCGGCAGCCGGGCCCACTGCTCCTGGCTGGTGCGCGGAATGGGCGTACCGGCCTGGCCCCAGGCCCGCGAGGTCAGGCCCGAGCAGTCGTAGGCCGCCGGTCCTGTGGCGCCCCACCGGTAGGGCTTGCCGAGCTGGCGCACCGCGTAGCGCACGGCCGCCTCGCCCTCGGGCGTGGGCGGCCTGGCGGCGCCCAGCGCGCCGGAGGCGAGCAGCGCGGTGCGCGCCTGGTCGGTGCCGTTCTTCTCGACGGCGGCGAGCGCGGTGAGCTGCGCCGGGCTGAGCGAGGCGAGCAGTTTCTCGATGGCGTGCAGCTTCTCCCGTACGGCGTCGCGGTCCCGCTGCTGCCGCCGGGCCAGGGCGAGCCGGGCGTCGTAGGCGGTGCGGGCGGCGCGTGCCAGCCGGTCCGCCGTCCGCTCGCCGGCCGTCAGCCGGGCCACCGCCTCGGCGCGCTGCCGGGCCAGTTGCCCGATGACATGGCCCTGCTCCAGGGCGTGCTGCGGGTCGCGGGCGAGCAGCAGCCGCAGATAGGGGGAGAAGTCGCTGGTGCCCTGGTACTCCTGGCGGGCGAGCCGGCCCGCCGCCGCCTTTCCGGCGGCCAGGTCCTGCCGGGCCCGGCCGAGGGCGGCGGCCAGCCGGTCGGTCTCGGCGCGCTGCCGCTCCAGCCGCTCGGCGGTGGCGCCGTAGACCGCGGTGGCCTGTTCGGACTGCCGGTACAGGGACTGAAGGTCCGTCAGCAGCGCGGCCGTGGACGGCTGTCCGGGCGCCGCGGGCCATGGCTCGGCCGTGGCGGTCGCCGGGACGAGGGCGGCCTGCGCCGCCACCGCCGCCGTGCACACCAGGCGCAGTGTCCTGCCTGACATGACATCACCTCCGGTGCGGGGCGGTCCCTCCGCTCCACACCGTGAGGATTGGACGTATGAGCCGATTTGTGTGCCGGTCGTGCGCCGTCCGGCGCAACCAGGTCACCCGCCGGTGTCACCCGGCTTGCCCTCGTCCGTGTTCCGGGGTGCCGGGCGGGACCACGGCCACCTCGGTCCGGTGCCGCGCCGGCCCTCCGGGTCGAAGGTGTACTTCCAGCCCTGCGGCAGCCCGAGCCGTTTGCTGTGCCCGCGCGGCTGCCGCCGGTAGACGAGCACGGTGGGCGGGCCGCCGGCCGGGTCCGGGACCGGGATGCGGTACGTCTTCGGGGGGTTCCCGGTGGGGCCCACCAGCACGGGCAGCACCCGGCCGTCCATGGGCCCGCCCTCGAAGGGGGTGTCTTCGCTCTTCACGGCACCAGTGTCAGTCATCCGCCGCGGACAGGCGCCGGACCAGCTCGGCGGTCTGGGGGTCGCGGGCCGCGGTCACCGTCAGCACGGCCGCGAACTGCTCGACCAGCCAGTCCCGCAGCTCCCCGACGGGCGGCTGCTTGTCCTCGTCGAGCCAGATGAGCGAGGCGGCCTCCACGGCGGTGATCCACATCCGTACGGTCATCCGCAGCCGCGGCCCGGGGCCGTCGACCCGGAGGTGGCTGAGGATGTGCTCGGCAGCGGCCCG
The sequence above is drawn from the Streptomyces sp. SAT1 genome and encodes:
- a CDS encoding sensor histidine kinase, which encodes MQKKRPRRTGKQTATAKGPEHTPGTPSAPPVGKGRPKHVRNRLVLAVAVVAAAVAGAGAPSVLDASGRVGDSQDLVTLAGQTQDALALAHALADERDEVTAYAAAGRPRSKAPSAQRGARVDRRADDLRAATGTPGWLRTDLDGIAAVRRSALTGKSTALQTHQAYSAVIADLHRLAGQLAEQMPARAGSGAHALAELDTAVQQAAAARGLLAAALAVPYSTRTVYDPVTGAPTETTDSSKAAAKERDALSAAAQQARIRSDAALAAFRETAPEAARAAYDSTVTGPEVNSAAGYLARLTDASSLSDADLTVGAAKVDAALTARLDLMRGAESSLYDHRTKDLERLRDDDVTALELRVALLGALLLVAIGIATALARTLTRPLAVLRRGSARLAGAEDPAAEEPIRFTGRNDEYAEVIRSVNALHTQAAALAERVATLETDRKHLVGQRQKMADAREELRAELAEAAARLERTRAGIGSTFVNLALRTLGLVERQLTVIEGLEEREQDPDRLATLFKLDHFATVMRRHSENLLVLAGTEHVQQHAGPVPLVDVVRAAVSEIERYERVRIAALPPHAHVAGFAADDLSHLLAELMENATSFSPPERPVEVSGWLLENGEIMLSVQDEGIGVDGERLTRLNARLADFDPDAPYTQGAEEGLGLGLYVVARLGHRHGVRVQLRAQKQGGTAAVVVVPQPLLAPAPGTAAPAAGTVSLPGAEAEAGSHVLPARTPDGTDPLIALAQKAVRQSEAAREKASAESEEAHGKTPAPAGETRERTSPPPGGAREEAPARSEAAAARTFPEESPSETTMELFLPPAPDTPAPDTPAPDTPAPDTPAPDTSTADGPAAPGQGSAPGGPAVPAPASETVSTSGTGLVTGAAAEPRPGADHEPGTRAHADASREPDTHAHPGAHPAPGTHSVPSVPSAPAGAPPAAPAAPVPGPAVSPEGAAEHSRAGDDGESLTDKGLPKRTPRITTPAHAPRRSAGSVDAEALRRRLGGFRRGAQAGYRDVEAEIAEQTAQHHRPAPATRAQAGESTGGTVEEASS
- a CDS encoding roadblock/LC7 domain-containing protein yields the protein MTAPTTFGLSSEARNLHWLLTNLVEEVPGIQSVAVVSSDGLLLLSSDPEHAGEARRARADTPAGPRGSAADLATIVSGIGSLTIGAARLMDSGAVRHTMVAMDEGSLFVMSISDGSLLGVHGSAECDMSVVAYHMALFVGRAGHVLTPELRSELRKSMEAEPAENTR
- a CDS encoding DUF742 domain-containing protein, producing MSAAASGPADGVPRQQLPVRGGERRKPARVRPYSLTGGRTRFGHVLLVETFVASTAALEAADERKELPSAPLSRVMPEMRAIVELCRRMRTVAEIAALLKMPLGVVRVLLSDLADQGKIRVYGTGTGHGTGRPDRALLERVLNGLRRL
- a CDS encoding GTP-binding protein translates to MDSAVSDSAVAPFAAGPAAFDEPDETLLPWQRDRTRAPIATKIVVAGGFGVGKTTLVTAVSEITPLQTEALMTEASAETDDLSATPGKVTTTVAMDFGRITLDDDLVLYLFGTPGQQRFWFMWDDLVRGAIGAVVMADTRRLKDCFPALDYFESCGLPYVVAVNHFDGSELFEPEDVREALTVPAHIPVLIMDARRRASAVETLLALVAHTLEETPE
- a CDS encoding styrene monooxygenase/indole monooxygenase family protein, with the translated sequence MRKILVVGAGQSGLQLALGLQSHGYEVTLMSNRTADEIRSGRVMSTQCMFHTALQHERDVQVNFWESQAPRIEGLGLSVAAPGSHDPGPTQRAIDWLGRLDGYAQSVDQRVKMAGWMETFAQRGGQLVIHGAAVGDLDYFSRAYDLVLVSAGKGELVSMFERDAERSPYSEPQRALAVAYVHGLGPRPEHPDLDAVRCNVVPGVGELFVMPTLTLSGRADILFWEGIPGGPLDVFKGVKDPARHLALTLDLMRTFTPWEYARATEVELTDAGGTLAGRYAPTVRKPVGRLPGGGLVLGVADVVVANDPITGQGSNSASKCAAAYLASILEHGDKPFDEEWMRQTFDRYWDTARHVTKWTNAMLAPPPEHVLNLFGAAGQLPPIADRIANGFNDPADFEHFFYEPDKAEAYVAEVAGAAPAA
- a CDS encoding C40 family peptidase — encoded protein: MSGRTLRLVCTAAVAAQAALVPATATAEPWPAAPGQPSTAALLTDLQSLYRQSEQATAVYGATAERLERQRAETDRLAAALGRARQDLAAGKAAAGRLARQEYQGTSDFSPYLRLLLARDPQHALEQGHVIGQLARQRAEAVARLTAGERTADRLARAARTAYDARLALARRQQRDRDAVREKLHAIEKLLASLSPAQLTALAAVEKNGTDQARTALLASGALGAARPPTPEGEAAVRYAVRQLGKPYRWGATGPAAYDCSGLTSRAWGQAGTPIPRTSQEQWARLPHVPLAQLRPGDLVVYFPKATHVALYLGDGMVVQAPRPGTKVKVSPLTANPVLGAVRPDPGGRPLPRYAPPALPPGAAAGADAAPPKL